A single genomic interval of Streptomyces sp. NBC_00663 harbors:
- a CDS encoding ABC transporter ATP-binding protein/permease has translation MPELVLELNGRTWTLDPSRPYTLGRDPQGDIVLDDARVSWRHATISWSGRSWVIEDHGSTNGTFVQGQRIHQLEIGPGTAVNLGNATDGPRVSVSGAAAPVAPQPQQQPQAQPYAAQGANPGWAQAPQQQAPHQQAPAQQAPHQQAPHQQAPAQQAPQAGWQQPQQPAAHIPPQQGGPGVGAGAPPVYGDRSPTTFHQFSIGRVMRIGRALENELVVSDLQVSRLHAEFRSTPDGRMEIRDLGSHNGTYVNGQPITKGGSQLLGPADIVGVGHSTFRIVGDRLEEFVDTGEVSFSARHLTVTVDGGKQILKDVSFGVPEKSLIAVIGPSGSGKSTLLKALTGYRPANQGDVLYDNRNLYKQFAELRQRIGLVPQDDILHKELTVKKALKYAAKLRFPADTTGAEREARIDEVLRELKLDIHKEKKVTSLSGGQRKRVSVALELLTKPSLIFLDEPTSGLDPGMDRDVMQLLRGLADDGRTVLVVTHSVAELAICDKLLVMAPGGSVAYFGPPEEALNFFGYDTWADVFSAFENYRDYDWAGRWKGSQHYQMYAADIDAVAPQSVQMPPMQAMKPPKPQGWMSQFGTLVRRYVSVIASDKGFLALSIILPLVLGSVSLLIDSGKDLLVNTEINPNTGKPVANGTALTVLLILAVGACFAGAANSVRELIKERVIYERERATGLSRSAYLMSKVFVLGLVTMLQGLLVGIIGFSSRTIPDEGLIFGSQIMLELCIPIMALGFTAMMFGLIISALVKTAEKTMPLLVMFAIVQVVFTGCLFPLANSVGVNQLSYLMPSRWAVAAAGATLDFNKISPPAKGDSDDPLWAHTVGAWGMDMAALIVLGVICGFLVARFLRRHEPEVMRK, from the coding sequence GTGCCGGAACTCGTACTGGAATTGAATGGACGTACCTGGACGCTAGACCCGTCCAGGCCCTACACCCTCGGACGCGATCCGCAGGGTGACATCGTGCTCGACGACGCCAGGGTGTCCTGGCGGCACGCCACGATCAGCTGGAGCGGCCGCAGTTGGGTCATCGAGGACCACGGCTCGACCAACGGCACCTTCGTACAGGGCCAGCGGATCCACCAGCTGGAGATCGGCCCGGGCACGGCGGTGAACCTGGGCAACGCGACCGACGGACCGCGCGTGAGCGTCTCCGGCGCCGCGGCGCCGGTCGCCCCGCAGCCCCAGCAGCAGCCGCAGGCGCAGCCGTACGCCGCACAGGGCGCCAACCCCGGCTGGGCGCAGGCCCCCCAGCAGCAGGCGCCGCACCAGCAGGCGCCCGCTCAGCAGGCACCTCACCAGCAGGCGCCGCACCAGCAGGCACCGGCGCAGCAGGCACCGCAGGCCGGCTGGCAGCAGCCGCAGCAGCCCGCCGCGCACATTCCGCCGCAGCAGGGCGGCCCCGGCGTCGGCGCGGGGGCGCCGCCGGTCTACGGCGACCGCAGCCCGACCACGTTCCACCAGTTCTCGATCGGCCGCGTGATGCGCATCGGTCGTGCCCTGGAGAACGAGCTGGTCGTCTCCGACCTCCAGGTCTCCCGTCTGCACGCCGAGTTCCGCTCGACGCCCGACGGCCGCATGGAGATCCGCGACCTCGGCTCGCACAACGGCACCTACGTCAACGGTCAGCCGATCACCAAGGGCGGCTCGCAGCTGCTGGGCCCGGCCGACATCGTGGGTGTCGGTCACTCGACGTTCCGGATCGTCGGCGACCGCCTCGAGGAGTTCGTCGACACCGGTGAGGTCTCCTTCTCGGCCCGCCATCTGACCGTCACGGTCGACGGCGGCAAGCAGATCCTCAAGGACGTCTCCTTCGGCGTCCCGGAGAAGTCGCTGATCGCGGTCATCGGACCGTCGGGTTCCGGCAAGTCGACGCTGCTCAAGGCGCTGACGGGCTACCGCCCCGCCAACCAGGGCGACGTCCTCTACGACAACCGGAACCTGTACAAGCAGTTCGCCGAGCTGCGTCAGCGCATCGGTCTGGTCCCGCAGGACGACATCCTGCACAAGGAGCTGACCGTCAAGAAGGCCCTCAAGTACGCGGCCAAGCTCCGCTTCCCCGCCGACACCACCGGCGCCGAGCGCGAGGCCCGGATCGACGAGGTGCTGCGCGAGCTGAAGCTGGACATCCACAAGGAGAAGAAGGTCACCTCCCTCTCCGGTGGCCAGCGCAAGCGTGTCTCGGTGGCCCTGGAGCTCCTGACCAAGCCGTCGCTGATCTTCCTGGACGAGCCCACCTCGGGCCTCGACCCGGGCATGGACCGCGACGTCATGCAGCTGCTGCGCGGCCTCGCCGACGACGGCCGCACGGTCCTCGTCGTCACCCACTCGGTGGCCGAGCTGGCGATCTGCGACAAGCTCCTGGTGATGGCCCCCGGCGGTTCGGTCGCCTACTTCGGCCCGCCCGAGGAAGCGCTGAACTTCTTCGGCTACGACACCTGGGCCGACGTCTTCTCCGCCTTCGAGAACTACCGCGACTACGACTGGGCGGGACGCTGGAAGGGCTCCCAGCACTACCAGATGTACGCCGCGGACATCGACGCCGTCGCGCCGCAGTCCGTACAGATGCCGCCGATGCAGGCGATGAAGCCGCCGAAGCCACAGGGCTGGATGTCGCAGTTCGGCACCCTGGTACGCCGCTATGTCTCGGTGATCGCCTCCGACAAGGGCTTCCTGGCCCTGTCGATCATCCTGCCGCTGGTCCTCGGCTCGGTGAGCCTGCTCATCGACTCCGGTAAGGACCTGCTGGTCAACACGGAGATCAACCCGAACACCGGAAAGCCCGTCGCCAACGGCACGGCCCTCACGGTGCTGCTGATCCTCGCGGTGGGCGCCTGCTTCGCCGGTGCCGCCAACTCCGTCCGTGAGCTGATCAAGGAACGGGTCATCTACGAGCGGGAGCGCGCCACCGGCCTGTCCCGCTCGGCGTACCTGATGTCCAAGGTCTTCGTGCTCGGCCTGGTCACCATGCTCCAGGGCCTGCTGGTCGGCATCATCGGCTTCTCCAGCCGCACCATCCCGGACGAGGGCCTGATCTTCGGCAGCCAGATCATGCTGGAGCTGTGCATCCCGATCATGGCGCTGGGCTTCACCGCGATGATGTTCGGCCTGATCATCTCGGCCCTGGTGAAGACCGCCGAGAAGACCATGCCGCTGCTGGTCATGTTCGCGATCGTCCAGGTCGTCTTCACCGGCTGTCTGTTCCCGCTGGCCAACTCGGTCGGCGTCAACCAGCTGTCGTATCTGATGCCGTCGCGCTGGGCGGTCGCCGCCGCGGGCGCCACGCTCGACTTCAACAAGATCAGCCCGCCCGCCAAGGGCGACAGCGACGACCCGCTGTGGGCCCACACCGTCGGCGCCTGGGGCATGGACATGGCCGCCCTGATCGTCCTCGGCGTGATCTGCGGTTTCCTCGTGGCCCGCTTCCTGCGCCGCCACGAGCCCGAGGTCATGCGCAAGTAG
- a CDS encoding transglycosylase SLT domain-containing protein: MSQNSTRGHSRALTKRHKIAIAGVATLGAAALAFSAVPSNADTTTSEAASSAKVAYSSEQLKGLQSGVSEQLAATSLQAQAAEAAAAKKAAVEAAAKKKAAAEAAAKKKAEQKAAQKAAQERKAKEAASRSAKRVAVKAAAKSYANNLDGWIKHALDIMDNKGIPGTYNGLYRNIMRESSGNPNAINNWDVNAINGTPSIGLLQIIKPTFDAYHVSGTAFSQYDPVANIVASANYAADKYGSIDNVNSAY, from the coding sequence ATGTCGCAGAACTCCACCCGTGGCCATAGCCGCGCGCTGACGAAGCGCCACAAGATCGCGATCGCCGGTGTCGCCACGCTCGGCGCCGCCGCCCTCGCGTTCTCCGCGGTCCCCAGCAACGCGGACACGACCACGAGCGAGGCCGCCTCCTCGGCCAAGGTCGCCTACAGCTCCGAGCAGCTGAAGGGCCTCCAGTCCGGCGTCAGCGAGCAGCTCGCCGCCACGAGCCTCCAGGCGCAGGCCGCCGAGGCCGCCGCCGCGAAGAAGGCCGCCGTCGAGGCCGCCGCGAAGAAGAAGGCGGCCGCCGAAGCCGCGGCCAAGAAGAAGGCCGAGCAGAAGGCCGCCCAGAAGGCCGCGCAGGAGCGCAAGGCGAAGGAGGCCGCGAGCCGGTCCGCCAAGCGCGTCGCGGTCAAGGCCGCCGCCAAGAGCTACGCCAACAACCTCGACGGCTGGATCAAGCACGCCCTCGACATCATGGACAACAAGGGCATCCCCGGTACGTACAACGGTCTGTACCGCAACATCATGCGGGAGTCCTCGGGCAACCCGAACGCGATCAACAACTGGGACGTCAACGCGATCAACGGCACCCCGTCGATCGGTCTGCTACAGATCATCAAGCCGACGTTCGACGCCTACCACGTCTCCGGCACGGCCTTCAGCCAGTACGACCCGGTCGCCAACATCGTCGCCTCCGCGAACTACGCGGCCGACAAGTACGGCTCGATCGACAACGTGAACAGCGCGTACTGA
- a CDS encoding S-adenosylmethionine:tRNA ribosyltransferase-isomerase — MTLTLRVPEELSAKVPAEQRGPGLDRDAVRLLVSRGTEVSHHAFTELPCLLRAGDLLIVNTSPTLAAAVDGWIGHARVVVHFSTRGDDGRWAVELREPDGRGTTHARAGGPAGTEVRLPEGVRLTLEEPLSGRSDRLWWARVAGARVPGLLREYGRPIRYAYTERDQPLSAYQTVFALPQPGGVGSAEMPSAARPFTARLVAELVSRGVQFAPITLHTGVASAEVHEPPYPERFAVPEASARLINAVRAAHGRVVAVGTTAVRAVESAVGADGVVRAREGWTGLVVTPERGVRVVDGLLTGLHEPEASHLLMLRAVAGGAAVDRGYEEALGGLYLWHEFGDVHLLLPGGDPAEVLAEAQAKAQERAPHTEHCFSNCR, encoded by the coding sequence GTGACGCTGACACTGCGCGTCCCGGAGGAGCTGTCGGCCAAGGTGCCGGCCGAGCAGCGTGGCCCCGGCCTGGACCGGGACGCCGTACGGCTGCTGGTGTCGCGCGGTACGGAGGTGTCGCATCACGCGTTCACGGAGCTGCCGTGTCTGCTGCGGGCCGGGGATCTTCTGATCGTGAACACGTCCCCGACGCTGGCGGCGGCCGTGGACGGCTGGATCGGGCACGCGCGCGTGGTGGTGCACTTCTCCACGCGCGGGGACGACGGCCGGTGGGCGGTCGAGCTGCGGGAGCCCGACGGCCGGGGCACGACACACGCGCGTGCGGGTGGGCCCGCGGGCACGGAGGTGCGGTTGCCCGAGGGGGTGCGGCTGACGCTGGAGGAGCCGCTGAGCGGGCGAAGCGACCGGTTGTGGTGGGCCCGGGTGGCCGGGGCGAGGGTGCCCGGGCTGCTGCGGGAGTACGGGCGGCCGATCCGTTACGCCTATACGGAGCGCGACCAGCCGCTGTCCGCGTATCAGACGGTGTTCGCGTTGCCGCAGCCCGGTGGGGTCGGCAGTGCGGAGATGCCGAGTGCGGCGCGGCCCTTCACCGCGCGGCTGGTGGCGGAGCTGGTGAGCCGGGGTGTGCAGTTCGCGCCGATCACGTTGCACACGGGGGTGGCGTCGGCGGAGGTGCACGAGCCGCCGTATCCGGAGCGGTTCGCGGTGCCGGAGGCGTCGGCGCGGCTGATCAACGCGGTGAGGGCGGCGCACGGGCGGGTTGTCGCCGTCGGGACCACCGCGGTGCGGGCCGTGGAGTCGGCGGTCGGCGCCGACGGGGTCGTACGCGCGCGTGAAGGGTGGACGGGTCTGGTGGTGACCCCTGAGCGCGGGGTGCGGGTCGTGGACGGGCTGCTGACCGGGCTGCACGAGCCGGAGGCCTCGCATCTGCTGATGCTGCGGGCTGTGGCAGGAGGGGCCGCCGTCGACCGCGGTTACGAGGAGGCGCTGGGCGGGCTCTACCTGTGGCACGAGTTCGGGGACGTTCATCTCCTCCTCCCCGGCGGAGACCCGGCTGAGGTCCTGGCGGAGGCCCAGGCGAAGGCCCAGGAGAGGGCTCCTCACACAGAGCATTGCTTCAGCAACTGCCGGTGA
- a CDS encoding SDR family NAD(P)-dependent oxidoreductase: MPVAIITGASRGLGRALAEALAARGWDLVLDARNAETLHKTAAGVAAHGTRVTALPGDVTDAGHRAGLVAAAREFGGLDLLVNNAGVLGAEPLVPLGDHSLDGFRAALEINVVAPLGLLQEALPELRAAPSGAVVNVSSDAGAEAYRTWGAYGATKAALDQLSAVLAVEEPGLRVWWVDPGGMRTEMLAAAEPDEDLSGTPTPEDIAPAFVRLLDRRPASGRYTAAALLEAR, encoded by the coding sequence ATGCCGGTAGCGATCATCACGGGGGCTTCCAGGGGGCTGGGGCGGGCGCTCGCCGAGGCGCTGGCCGCGCGCGGCTGGGATCTGGTGCTCGACGCCAGGAACGCCGAGACCCTGCACAAGACGGCGGCGGGAGTCGCGGCGCACGGCACGCGCGTGACGGCCTTGCCCGGGGACGTCACTGATGCCGGGCATCGGGCGGGTCTGGTGGCCGCGGCGCGTGAGTTCGGCGGTCTCGATCTGCTCGTGAACAACGCCGGGGTGTTGGGCGCCGAACCCCTGGTGCCGCTCGGCGATCACTCGCTGGACGGCTTCCGTGCGGCCCTGGAGATCAATGTGGTGGCGCCGTTGGGGCTGCTCCAGGAGGCGCTGCCCGAGCTGCGGGCGGCGCCCTCGGGGGCGGTGGTGAACGTGAGCTCGGACGCGGGGGCGGAGGCGTACCGGACCTGGGGAGCGTACGGGGCGACGAAGGCGGCCCTGGACCAGCTGTCGGCGGTGCTGGCCGTCGAGGAGCCGGGGCTGCGGGTCTGGTGGGTCGATCCGGGTGGCATGCGCACCGAGATGCTGGCCGCCGCCGAGCCCGACGAGGATCTGTCGGGGACGCCCACGCCCGAGGACATCGCCCCCGCGTTCGTGCGCCTGCTCGACCGGCGTCCGGCGAGCGGTCGGTACACGGCCGCCGCGTTGCTGGAGGCACGGTGA
- a CDS encoding GAF domain-containing sensor histidine kinase, translating into MSQGPRSGLAAVSAALLAMSRHLEVRDVLKTIVASARELLDAQYAALGVPDDHGGFAQFVVDGVSDQQWKAIGPLPRQHGILAAMLQEAKVERLADVRKDPRFEGWPSAHPDMSDFLGLPIRDGDDVIGALFLANKNCPKPDGSCGFTAEDEELLSILAQHAAIALTNARLYERSRELTIAEERSRLAHELHDAVAQKLFSLRLTAQAAAALVDRDPSRAKGELQQVAVLAAEAADELRAAVVELRPAALDEDGLVATLRTQIQVLDRAHTARVTFDSCGVRALPASQEEALLRVAQEALHNALRHSGADHVDVTLARRGSGAVLSVTDDGGGFDPKTTRRAGRHLGLVSMRDRASGVGGALTVESAPGKGTTIEMEVPGG; encoded by the coding sequence ATGAGTCAAGGCCCCAGGTCCGGTCTGGCCGCGGTGAGCGCCGCGTTGCTGGCCATGAGCAGGCATCTGGAGGTGCGCGACGTCCTCAAGACGATCGTCGCCTCGGCCCGCGAGCTGCTCGACGCGCAGTACGCCGCCCTCGGCGTCCCCGACGACCACGGAGGCTTCGCCCAGTTCGTCGTCGACGGCGTCAGCGACCAGCAGTGGAAGGCCATCGGCCCGCTCCCCAGGCAGCACGGAATCCTCGCCGCGATGCTCCAGGAGGCCAAGGTCGAGCGCCTCGCCGACGTGCGCAAGGACCCCCGCTTCGAGGGCTGGCCCTCCGCCCACCCCGACATGTCCGACTTCCTGGGACTGCCGATCCGCGACGGCGACGACGTCATCGGCGCACTCTTCCTAGCCAATAAGAACTGCCCCAAGCCGGACGGCAGCTGCGGCTTCACCGCCGAGGACGAAGAACTGCTCTCCATCCTCGCCCAGCACGCCGCGATCGCCCTCACCAACGCCCGCCTGTACGAACGCAGCCGCGAACTGACCATCGCCGAGGAACGCTCCCGGCTGGCCCACGAACTGCACGACGCGGTCGCCCAGAAGCTGTTCTCCCTGCGCCTGACCGCCCAGGCCGCCGCTGCACTCGTCGACCGCGACCCCTCCCGCGCCAAGGGCGAGCTGCAACAAGTGGCCGTACTCGCCGCCGAGGCCGCCGACGAGCTGCGCGCCGCCGTCGTCGAACTGCGCCCCGCCGCCCTCGACGAGGACGGCCTCGTCGCCACCCTCCGCACCCAGATCCAGGTCCTCGACCGCGCCCACACCGCGCGCGTGACCTTCGACAGCTGCGGAGTGCGCGCCCTGCCCGCCTCCCAGGAGGAGGCCCTCCTGCGCGTCGCCCAGGAGGCCCTGCACAACGCCCTGCGGCACTCCGGAGCCGACCACGTCGACGTGACCCTGGCCCGCCGCGGCAGCGGAGCAGTCCTGAGCGTCACCGACGACGGCGGCGGCTTCGACCCGAAGACGACCCGCCGCGCGGGACGCCACCTCGGCCTCGTCTCCATGCGGGACCGGGCGAGCGGGGTCGGCGGCGCACTGACCGTGGAATCGGCGCCCGGCAAGGGCACCACGATCGAGATGGAGGTCCCTGGTGGCTGA
- a CDS encoding response regulator transcription factor, which yields MADAIKVLLVDDHQVVRRGLRTFLEVQDDIEVVGEAADGAEGVARAEELKPDVVLMDVKMPGMDGVEALRRLRELNNPARVLIVTSFTEQRTVIPALRAGAAGYVYKDVDPDALAGAIRSVHAGHILLQPEVAGALLSQEEANSGQGRAGSLTEREREVLGLIADGRSNREIARALVLSEKTVKTHVSNILMKLDLADRTQAALWAVRHGVAG from the coding sequence GTGGCTGACGCAATCAAGGTGCTGCTCGTCGACGACCACCAGGTGGTCCGCCGCGGACTGCGCACCTTCCTCGAAGTACAGGACGACATAGAGGTCGTCGGCGAGGCCGCGGACGGCGCCGAGGGCGTCGCCCGCGCCGAGGAACTCAAGCCCGACGTCGTCCTCATGGACGTCAAGATGCCGGGCATGGACGGCGTCGAGGCGCTGCGCAGGCTCCGCGAACTGAACAACCCCGCGCGCGTGCTCATCGTCACCAGCTTCACCGAGCAGCGCACAGTGATCCCGGCCCTGCGCGCCGGAGCCGCCGGATACGTCTACAAGGACGTCGATCCCGACGCCCTCGCCGGCGCCATCCGCTCCGTCCACGCCGGCCACATCCTGCTCCAGCCCGAGGTCGCGGGCGCCCTGCTCTCCCAGGAGGAGGCCAACTCCGGACAGGGCAGAGCGGGCTCGCTCACGGAACGGGAGCGCGAGGTGCTCGGCCTGATCGCCGACGGCCGCTCCAACCGCGAGATCGCCCGCGCCCTCGTCCTCTCCGAGAAGACGGTCAAGACCCATGTCTCGAACATCCTGATGAAACTCGACCTGGCGGACCGCACTCAGGCCGCGCTCTGGGCGGTACGTCATGGAGTGGCCGGTTGA
- the chpE gene encoding chaplin ChpE, with amino-acid sequence MKNLKKAAAVTMVAGGLIAAGAGMASATDAHADGKAVGSPGVASGNLVQAPIHIPVNAVGNSVNVVGILNPAFGNLGVNH; translated from the coding sequence GTGAAGAACCTGAAGAAGGCAGCGGCCGTGACGATGGTGGCCGGCGGACTGATCGCCGCCGGTGCCGGGATGGCCTCCGCCACCGACGCGCACGCCGACGGCAAGGCCGTGGGTTCGCCGGGCGTCGCCTCGGGCAACCTCGTCCAGGCCCCGATCCACATCCCGGTCAACGCGGTCGGCAACAGCGTGAACGTCGTGGGCATCCTCAACCCCGCGTTCGGCAACCTCGGCGTGAACCACTGA
- a CDS encoding chaplin family protein, whose amino-acid sequence MNIAKKAAVALTVAGIATGAAAGAAVADAGADGAAVKSPGVGSGNLVQVPVHVPVNVVGNTVNGIAGLNPAFGNSGAND is encoded by the coding sequence ATGAACATCGCCAAGAAGGCTGCCGTGGCCCTCACCGTCGCCGGTATCGCCACGGGTGCCGCCGCCGGTGCCGCTGTCGCCGACGCGGGTGCCGACGGCGCGGCCGTGAAGTCGCCGGGCGTCGGCTCGGGCAACCTGGTCCAGGTCCCCGTCCACGTCCCCGTCAACGTCGTCGGCAACACGGTCAACGGCATCGCCGGCCTGAACCCGGCCTTCGGCAACTCCGGCGCGAACGACTGA